In the genome of Aspergillus flavus chromosome 8, complete sequence, one region contains:
- a CDS encoding beta-xylosidase yields MSDTVNPIIPGFAPDPSVVLVDGWFYLVNSSFHAFPGLPIYASQDLVSWKQIGNAIHRQSQLSLAKSQANLYPVDDGKFLVGSGGLYAPTIRHHQGTFYVVCTNVIRAEGKNRDVTENFIVSTNDIWSGTWSNPVYFGFEGIDPSLLFDDDQKVYMQGSGGIGPGTTINLFEINLKTGARLSEEKIIWRGTGDIYPEGPHLYKHKGWYYLLIAEGGTHGGHMVTMARSQNVFGPYDSCPNNPVLTARDTQEYIQYTGHCELFKDEKAQWWGVCLGGRLDTQGRCPMGRETFLTRVDWDGEWPVFDQVELNPRGLLATRSSPRLTAEGGLDYLYIRDAIMSNYRLENDHSSLTLTASSVDLSHPADSPTFIGKRQRKLAGTSTVVLKGIEDSWSSAKIKAGLACYKEEHRFSRIYYDADQQAVVLELVNAAKKIVRTEKHTLGEAPCSLLFRIEYTEKQYSLLYSFEPHVGNDWTCLGTVDTLDITDPDFTGPIIGVYAVGQMEGVQVQFDGLSVE; encoded by the exons ATGTCGGATACAGTGAACCCCATCATTCCAGGCTTTGCGCCTGATCCATCTGTGGTCTTGGTGGACGGCTGGTTTTATCTCGTCAACTCTAGTTTCCACGCTTTCCCCGGTTTACCTATCTACGCATCTCAAGATCTGGTGTCATGGAAGCAGATTG GAAATGCAATCCATCGACAGTCGCAGCTCAGCCTCGCAAAGTCGCAGGCAAATCTCTACCCGGTGGATGATGGGAAATTTCTGGTCGGGAGTGGAGGTCTATATGCCCCCACCATCCGTCATCATCAGGGCACATTCTACGTCGTCTGTACGAATGTCATCCGTGCAGAGGGGAAGAATAGGGATGTGACGGAGAATTTCATAGTTTCCACCAACGACATCTGGTCAGGCACATGGAGCAACCCGGTCTACTTTGGGTTTGAGGGAATCGACCCCAGTCTTTTGTTCGATGATGATCAAAAGGTTTACATGCAAGGGTCCGGTGGAATAGGCCCAGGCACGACGATCAACCTTTTcgaaattaatttaaagacCGGTGCAAGACTCTCCGAGGAGAAAATCATCTGGCGCGGCACTGGCGACATTTACCCCGAGGGACCGCACTTGTATAAGCACAAGGGCTGGTATTACTTGCTCATCGCGGAAGGCGGAACCCATGGCGGGCATATGGTGACAATGGCACGCTCTCAAAACGTATTTGGCCCATATGACTCCTGTCCAAACAACCCCGTCCTCACAGCGCGTGACACTCAAGAGTATATCCAGTATACGGGTCACTGTGAGCTGTTCAAGGACGAAAAGGCCCAATGGTGGGGAGTCTGCCTCGGGGGCCGCCTAGACACCCAAGGGAGATGCCCCATGGGGCGCGAGACCTTCTTGACCCGGGTAGACTGGGATGGCGAATGGCCCGTCTTTGACCAGGTGGAATTGAATCCCCGTGGCCTTTTAGCAACCCGTTCGAGCCCACGCCTCACGGCAGAAGGTGGACTGGACTACCTCTACATTCGAGATGCTATCATGAGCAATTATCGGCTCGAGAATGACCATTCATCCCTGACATTGACCGCGTCATCGGTCGATCTGTCTCACCCAGCAGACAGTCCGACCTTCATCGGCAAGCGACAACGGAAATTAGCTGGTACGAGCACTGTGGTCCTTAAGGGAATTGAAGATTCCTGGAGCTCTGCAAAGATCAAGGCTGGCCTCGCCTGTTACAAGGAAGAGCACCGCTTCTCACGGATCTACTACGATGCTGATCAGCAGGCGGTGGTTCTCGAACTGGTCAATGCTGCTAAGAAGATTGTTCGAACTGAGAAACACACACTTGGGGAAGCTCCTTGCTCACTGCTTTTCCGGATAGAGTACACAGAGAAACAATACTCCCTGCTTTATTCATTCGAACCCCACGTGGGAAATGACTGGACATGCCTGGGGACGGTTGATACTTTAGATATAACTGATCCCGATTTCACCGGCCCGATTATTGGTGTCTACGCTGTTGGCCAGATGGAGGGCGTGCAAGTTCAGTTTGACGGCCTAAGTGTGGAATAA
- a CDS encoding putative sodium/chloride dependent neurotransmitter transporter, with protein sequence MVLVPYLKKIARWLAPPPPKSEDGRDQWPSRAAFLLAAMGGCAGQGNLLRYPSVVYNNYGLQWFIPYLLAVFLIAIPALILEISIGQAYRGGSVIAFNNINRRLKGVGLGPILVSFIVTQYFTVNLAWIMNYFRNSFYSPLPWEGRIEEFYMGDVIHNVDPVQGSLSEGNKDVVAFTKYPGLAVIGETVGWSAFIWFLIWVSIFRGVGLTGRVVYWTMGLPIVTTIIFVGRSLSLENASEGVRLLWATWRSSELASGTVWQTAVGQVFFSTGIGFGYFTSYASYNAKHSNAVMDAILICGSNVLFENFAAFAVFGVVGYLRRWPQEGERLGAFVVGFLTLPEAVLHMPGSNFWAILLFFTLVVLGFSSAFVMLDAVTTLAVDSGLKVSRPIIVTTLTLISFLLCLPYCTEFGFYLLDGIDRWINNIALIFVVWSELVGATTVYRWTDVVGQTGLPAFVVYNFGYFGGQIVGISVAHGTENPSAGAGAGFGLYIVCLAVAVCIATTPEAEAARFWNRNAVLRRFWFLMFYSGNQLRRDLNQIIGGGRNWKIPVFWPVLLRYISAPVLAIIFSFAYPEFHTLRYDPMMIAGFILAHLCLLAMLLGLVLPRYYDCFIPPSRYGESTQGTIPNEPRPQDLGQPAMTSFHGTEIEAVPAGSALGDIQSLEFKSHSGHVGMKL encoded by the exons ATGGTTCTTGTGCCGTACCTGAAAAAGATCGCGAGATGGCTGGCGCCACCGCCCCCAAAGTCGGAAGATGGGCGCGATCAATGGCCCTCTCGCGCGGCCTTTCTTCTAGCAGCGATGGGTGGTTGCGCAGGACAAGGAAATCTGTTACGATACCCGTCGGTCGTGTATAACAACTATGGCTTGCAGTGGTTCATTCCTTACCTGTTAGCGGTGTTCCTTATCGCCATCCCCGCCCTCATCCTCGAAATCTCGATCGGTCAGGCCTACCGCGGAGGCAGCGTGATCGCGTTCAACAATATCAACCGACGGCTCAAGGGCGTGGGACTGGGCCCGATCCTGGTCAGCTTCATTGTCACACAGTACTTCACTGTCAACCTAGCTTGGATTATGAACTATTTTCGCAATTCATTCTACAGTCCCTTGCCATGGGAAGGTCGAATTGAAGAGTTTTATATGGGAGATGTCATTCATAATGTTGATCCCGTGCAAGGGAGCTTGAGTGAAGGCAACAAGGACGTGGTCGCGTTCACCAAGTATCCCGGGCTTGCTGTAATCGGAGAGACCGTGGGTTGGAGCGCTTTCATTTGGTTCCTAATCTGGGTGTCGATCTTTCGCGGCGTGGGGCTGACGGGGCGCGTGGTCTACTGGACGATGGGTTTGCCGATTGTCACCACCATTATTTTTGTCGGCCGATCGTTGAGTCTAGAGAACGCCAGCGAAGGTGTACGCCTACTCTGGGCGACTTGGCGAAGCTCAGAGCTAGCATCCGGGACAGTGTGGCAGACAGCTGTCGGGCAAGTCTTCTTCTCTACGGGGATTGGGTTCGGCTATTTTACCTCTTATGCCTCGTACAATGCGAAGCATTCTAATGCCGTGATGGATGCCATCCTCATATGTGGTAGTAACGTCTTATTTGAGAACTTTGCGGCGTTCGCCGTCTTCGGCGTGGTGGGCTACCTGAGACGGTGGCCACAAGAGGGCGAACGACTGGGTGCCTTCGTCGTCGGCTTTTTGACGTTGCCTGAAGCAGTTCTTCACATGCCCGGGTCAAATTTCTGGGCGATTCTGCTCTTCTTTACTCTTGTGGTGCTCGGGTTTAGTTCGGCGTTTGTGATGCTGGACGCGGTGACGACCTTAGCTGTCGATTCCGGTCTCAAGGTTTCGCGCCCGATAATTGTAACGACATTGACTCTGATCTCATTCTTGCTGTGTCTTCCCTATTGCACCGAGTTTGGTTTCTATTTGCTAGACGGTATCGACCGGTGGATCAACAATATCGCCTTGATATTCGTAGTATGGTCCGAGCTGGTTGGCGCCACCACGGTCTACCGGTGGACCGACGTGGTTGGCCAAACAGGGCTACCAGCGTTTGTTGTGTATAATTTTGGCTATTTTGGTGGACAGATTGTCGGTATTTCAGTGGCTCATGGAACCGAAAATCCATCTGCCGGAGCGGGCGCAGGCTTTGGCTTGTATATTGTCTGTCTTGCTGTCGCGGTTTGTATCGCAACGACGCcggaggcagaggcagcCAGGTTCTGGAATCGAAACGCAGTCCTCCGTCGGTTCTGGTTTTTGATGTTCTATTCG GGCAACCAACTGCGCCGCGACCTTAACCAAATCATCGGCGGCGGTCGAAACTGGAAGATTCCTGTCTTCTGGCCTGTGCTCCTCCGCTACATTAGTGCCCCCGTTCTGGCTATCATTTTCAGTTTTGCCTACCCAGAGTTCCATACTCTGCGGTATGATCCCATGATGATCGCTGGTTTCATCCTGGCTCATCTCTGCCTGCTGGCCATGCTGTTGGGCCTTGTCCTACCACGCTACTATGATTGTTTCATTCCACCAAGCCGTTACGGCGAGAGCACGCAAGGAACTATTCCAAACGAGCCCCGTCCACAAGATCTCGGGCAACCAGCCATGACCTCCTTTCATGGCACGGAGATTGAAGCGGTCCCGGCAGGATCTGCTCTCGGAGACATACAATCCTTAGAGTTTAAGTCACATAG